The following proteins are encoded in a genomic region of Ailuropoda melanoleuca isolate Jingjing chromosome 10, ASM200744v2, whole genome shotgun sequence:
- the C10H16orf91 gene encoding protein CCSMST1, with protein MRGVLCPPAAGAVRALRFVRWASRNQPPLGGRTPAPPAAEEEDDPDRPVHFSSSRAHPSRWTVQHSLGKEQQRPWWRVLPFSLSLMVVVIWCFLRQETGADRWLKQVLGEEEEAEPGDGSQEPGAPAAQQART; from the exons ATGCGCGGCGTCCTATGTCCGCCGGCGGCCGG GGCCGTCCGGGCGCTGAGGTTCGTGCGCTGGGCTTCCCGAAACCAGCCGCCGCTCGGTGGCCGGACTCCGGCCCCGCCCGCGGCCGAGGAAGAGGACGACCCTGACCGTCCCGTTCACTTTTCCTCCAGCAGAGCCCACCCGTCCCGCTGGACGGTGCAGCATTCCCTCGGAAAGGAGCAGCAACGGCCCTGGTGGAGGGTGTTGCCCTTCAGCCTCTCCCTCATGGTTGTGGTCATCTGGTGCTTCCTTAGGCAGGAGACCGGCGCGGACCGGTGGTTGAAACAGGTgttgggggaagaagaggaggcgGAGCCCGGCGATGGTTCGCAGGAGCCTGGAGCTCCGGCTGCCCAGCAGGCGAGAACTTAG